AACCCTTGCTGAACTCAAAAAAATCCAAAATAACAATGACCTTAAAGGTTCCATTTTTGAACGTGAAATTGCTGAAATGATTGAAAAACTTTCTGGCGGAGATAGTGAAAACTACCGTAAGTCTATTAGTACCCAAGAAGGGGATTTAGGTAGATATTTAGAGTAAATAGCTTTATTTTTGTAAGTATGGTAAAAATGAGCGTTTTGTATCAAGGGGAGCTACGGTGCTTGGCAACTCATCAACCTTCACAAACTCAATTGTATACAGATGCACCCACAGATAATCATGGCAAAGGACAAAGTTTTTCGCCTACTGATTTAGTAGCCACAGCCTTAGCTACTTGCATGATGACTATTATGGGCATCAAAGCCCGAGAAATGAATATTGACCTCACTGGTACTAAAATTGAAATAGAAAAAATTATGGCAAACAATCCACGCAGAATTGCTGCTCTTCCTGCAAAAATTAAATTTCCACCTCTGTCGTTAGATGAAAAATCTAAAAAAATATTAGAAAATGCCGCTCTTACTTGCCCCGTAGCTAAAAGCATTCACCCTGATATTCAATTTACCGTAGAATTTGAATGGTAAAACGCGCTCTTTATTTTTTGGTAATAATCTTACTGCTACAAGGCTGCGCAAATGTAGTACCCTTAACAGGCGGAGAGGTCCCTAAACGTACCCCTAAAATCACCTATCAAAATCCAGCAAATAAAGCTACTAATGTCCCCACAAATACTACCAAATTTGTTTTCAAGTTTGATACCTATATCAAATGTAACAATCCCCAACAGGAGTTTTTTATCTCTCCACCTATATTACCTTTACCTGAAGTTCAACTCAAAGCTAAGT
Above is a genomic segment from Bacteroidia bacterium containing:
- a CDS encoding OsmC family protein — translated: MVKMSVLYQGELRCLATHQPSQTQLYTDAPTDNHGKGQSFSPTDLVATALATCMMTIMGIKAREMNIDLTGTKIEIEKIMANNPRRIAALPAKIKFPPLSLDEKSKKILENAALTCPVAKSIHPDIQFTVEFEW